The Pseudomonas sp. Marseille-Q3773 DNA window ACGGGCGAGGGCAACTGCGTGCTCAGGCGGGGGCGGGGGACGGCGTCCGGACCTTCTTCCATGTAGCGGCGGATGAACTCCCACTCGTCACGCAATTCGCTGCCGCCTTGGCCTTGCTTGCCGAGCAGGGCCATTTCCATATGCGGGAGGCCGGTACGGCTGGGGTGCCAGACTAGGCCAAGTCTCATCCCCGCGCTGAGTGAATCATCTTCTGGATATATCGCAGTGCTTCCGGTGGTTTTCCATGGAAGCGTCACGATGCCGCCGCAGTTAGTGGGGCGATGAAGGTAAACCTGTTGGGTCTTTCGATTGAAACGAATTAACAAGTGGCGACTGGTAAGCATTTCTAGGCGTGTAAACCGGAGGCCATACTTTAGGTAGAAGTAGACGATGCCACTTCCGACTAGGAGAGATAGGGTGTTTAGAATAATCAATAGTATACTGAATTCGGGGAATATAGATAAGTTAAGCTTTAAAATGCTATAGGTTAACTCTGACCATGCATTGATGGTAGGGGCTACGGCGCCTAGGGTCATTATAGTTATTAAGCCTCGTTTCTCCTCTGAACCGCCGCAACGCATTTCGAAATAAGTATCATTGAAAGCAAATACTGGCCCGCGGGTGCGCGGTCTCTCGCTTACGGGGTTGAAGTGTATTTCCTGGTCAAGATCGCCGTGATAAAAATGCTTTTTATTTTTCTTTTCAGTTTTCTTGCTTTCGGCTTCTGATTCCGTGGCCATTTGCCAAAATCCCCACTCAAGCAAGAACATTCACAACACCTCCCCAAAGGCTGAATGAAGCTCTACCAGTTCCTCTTGTGTGTCGTAGACTTTCGCGTTTTTCTTGACGCGGAATGTGCTTCGTTTGCACCATTTTTCTAAGGCGTCATCTTCAAAAATAAAAATAATTATCGTCAATACTAGTCCCAACCAAAAAGCTCCCAAGACCAATCGTGAAAGTAAAATTCTGGCAGCTTGTGTCCCAAGTTTTTTCGCGAGAGTGCTTGCTGAGCGACTTAATAACTGAACTAGCTTGGATTGGCTGCTGCGCGATAAGTGGTCGAACAATGGCTTTGCAATCGCTACGGCGGTACCAAATTCGGCCAGAGAAAGAACGATGGTTGCTGTTGCTCGGGCATAATATGTGATAGCCAGGCCTACAGATTTATATGTTGAGTTTCTGTTATCAGAAGACTGGGAGTCATTTAGATAGCGGGAGCCGTCTGTATAATCCCACCACGCGAGAATCAGCCCCCCCATCCCCGCCAAACTTGCGCCCCACAGCTTTAACTTTCCCACAGCCGCTGCTGCCCCTCGCCCCGTTACGCTATTCGCACCATAACGAGTCACCACTTGATCTACATAACTGGCTCCAATTTCAAAGCCCGCCGCAGCCGTAGTCATGGCAGCCGCCATCAATTCAGTCTTAACCCGTGCATCGCTATCGGGCAGCTCCCGCGCCTTGAAGGCCATCAACATCCCTTCGATCAGGCAGACCACACCAGCAGCGCGAACTTTATAGAAGTCGCTTTTTTTGCTGTCGGCCTGCATCAACCCTTCAGCCCAAGCCTGATCCAGGTATCTCGATACTTGGCCAGCGCTTCGCTGTGGGCTTAAAACCTCTCCGTTGCGAGCGGCTTCGCCCAGCCGGATGTCAAGCGCTGCTTCGTGAACCGAAGCAAACAGGGTCAGGCGCAAACCCTGGTGCAGGGCGCGATCCATGCTGTTCGGTGCAGCGGTACGCAGCACCTGGCGCCCGAGCGCAACGTACCAGGCATACAAGCCGATGCTGGCGGTGCTGTTTCCCTTTTGCAGTTCTTCGTACAGTGCGTTGATGCGGTTGAAGGCATTGGCAGCAGCGTGCGCCCGTTTGGCAAGGCCTTCAGCCAGCGTGAAGCTGGTTTCTGACGACGCAGGTGCGGCCTTCGCCGCTTCCAAAAGCGCTGCAAGCTCTTCTCGCAGGTCTTCCTGATTGTACGTAATGCCGCGCATTGCCAGGTTGGCCCGGTCCGCCACGTCACTGCGCCACCAGTGATCCAGGACGGTCGAGCCCCATTGACTGAGTTCCATGCCAATCACACACTGGCCGGTCTGTTCGGCAAAGGCCAGGCCATTGACCAGGTCGGCATTGTCGTAACGGTCCAAAGCCTGTAGCAGTCGCTCGCTGATTACCCAGCGAGCATGATCCTTGGCCCGGTCTTCCGCAGCCTGTTGCGCCTGTTGCATGACCTGTTCGAAGCTCTCGAGCTGATTGTGCATGGCCTGGCGGTCGACCAGGTGCCCGTATTTTTCGTCGAATTTCTTGCTGAACTCGCCGGCATCCTGGCGGGCCTGAACCTTGGCGCGAACGTCGCGCTCGAATTGCGCGAGATGCGGTTTCATCTGCTCGTCATGCGCGTCAGCCTGCCGATTGGCCCGTTCGGAAAAAGCGTAGATTTCCGGGTGAATGAACGGCTGGTTGCGAATGGTTTCGGCCATGACCTCGCGCTGGACGATTCGGTCTGCCACCATTTGCGGGTAGAGTTTTTCGATCTCCAGAAACGACTGCGCGACCAACAATCTGCATTCGTTGTCCACGCCGGGCTCAACGGTGCGTTGCAGCCATTTCACCTTTACATCCTCGACCGCCGCGTTGCGCCAGGCGTTGAGCTCCTGGGTGATACCGATGGCGTCTTCGATGACGATCGCGGCGCCGCGGGGCTTGGTTTGATCGATGAGCGGCGCCAAGGCTTGACGGGACGCGTGTGGCGAGACGATCTGGTTGCTATTGAACGGTTGCAGGTTCAGCAGCGCTTGCAGCTGTGGATCGTCCTGGGCCTTGAAATCAGCGACCCAGCCAAGCTGGTCATGCTTGAGTACGTGAGGTTGTGGTGGCGCGTCGGAGGGCTGGATGAAGCGAGCGATATCGATGGCTGGCAGGCTGCTGCGGTACTCATCTTCAAGCAGGCGATAGTTGTCGAGCATGCGCGACGTGAGCGGGGAAGGACTGAACAACGGTCGCAATTCCTGGATGTCATCCAGGTCATAAAGGGTGATGGTCCAGCCAAAACCGCGCACGACTTCGTCCAGGTTGCCTGCGCTGGGCGCCGGTTCCCACGGGGCATCGGCACTGATGTATAACAGCGAGCCGTTAGGCGCCACGCGGTACTGGCTGTGCCATTCGTAGGCTGCTGCACTGTGACGCTTGATCAGCAGGTAGAGAAAACCCTCGCGCAACGGGCGGATGGCGTAACTGGAGTGGGTGAGTTCGCCGACCTCCTGGAACGGGTTGAGATAGCCTGGCAACTTAGGCAAGCGAGCGCGTTGCGCCGGGTTGCCACCGACGGCGGCGTAGCGCAGCGGCAGCAGCTCGAAGCGGCGGGTGCAATCGGCGACGGGGCTGTTGCGCAGAGCAGGGCGATAGCCGCTGGTAACGCGCCTGCACAGTTCCAGGGTTTCGGTGAGCGAGTCCATGTAGTGTGCCTCAATCCTTGTTGTGCAAGCGTTGCTGAAGGTTTTCCAGAAGGGGAGTCAACTGCTCCCGCGTAGCAGTGATAGCGTCCTGCCAAGCCGCTGATTGCCTGAGTTGTTCGCCCTCACGCGCCATCATGAGTACATAGCTGAGGAGGTCTTCCTCACGAGCCAAGCCCTGTTCGCGTGCCTGGTTCAGGTAAAACTGGATCAGGCCAAGCCGTGTACCGTGGCAATTGGTAGGCAAGGCCGGGCACGATTGTTCATCCTTGAGCAACTCGGCCAGTTGGTAGCTCAGAGGGTCACCCGCCAGTGCCGCCCAGCAGTCTTCAGTCAAAGTGATAGGCGTGGCTTGTATGGCTTGCGGTTGGTCGCCACCGCTGATTTGCAGCCACAACCGCTTGTCTGGGTGTGCTACGGGTACCCACCACTGGCAGACAGGGGCCAGCCACTCGCTGACGCCTGGTAAGTCGCGGTGGTTGTCGAACATTTGCAAGGCTGCTGCAGTGTGATAACGCAGCAGGTAGGAATGCCCATCTGCGCCAGTGACAATGTTGGCCTGGCTCAAGTGCTGGGCGAGTCGGACTGGGGGCAGCGCGCTGACGATCCAGCCACACACCGCCCCCGGTGCGCCTTGTTCGAGCTGCCATTGGAAGTCGTACTGGGCCGACACATCGGAGCCGGGCCTTGAACCGAACAGCCAAGGGCCTGCTGTTCGCAGGTTGCTGAACTGGGCTTGTTGCAACAGGGGCCAACAGCGGCCTGAGTAATGCCGGGTCAGTGTTTGCCGTATTTCAGGTGACAGTTTGGCCATCTCTACCACGGCGCTCAGACGATAGCGGTCGGATCTGCGCAGTGCTTCCACCACTGCTCTGATAAATGGACTGGGCATCAGCCTGCTCCTTCCATGCGAACCAGGTTCTGGTCGTCCGCAATCGCTTTGAGCAGGCAACTGAGGCAAATAGGGTCGCCGGGCTCGGGTATGCCAGAGGTTGAAGTCGTGCGCTGGCTGCCTTCTGCCTGCTGACTGACGGGCCCTTTGAAGGCCAGTGCCAGGCCATCCAGCGTAATACCTGCCCCATCGATGCGCAGCAGACCGGCCGGGCTCCTGATCGTCAGGCTCTCGCTGACCTGGATGTCATAGACCTTGGTTGTTTGCCGGATTGCCTCGCCGGTTTGCAGAGTGCTATGACCGGCCACGACCTGCTCGTGGTGACCACCGATTTCCACGGTGTGGTTGGCTTTGGTGGTGTCCTGGCGATGGTTGCCGACCTGTTCGATGCGGTCCTGGCCTGTGATGATGGTATGGGTCCGGCCGATGGTCAGGCTGTCGTCGTTGCCGATTGCCTGTACCCGGTTCTGGCCGATACTGAGGGCCTCATCTCGCGCAACCTCTTCCCGGCGGTCCTGCCCGATCGTAATCGTCTCGTCCCTTGCGACACGTTCGAGGCGATCGTTACCGATTTGTGTGGTTTCGTCATGTTTGACGACGTTGTTCTGGTCCCTTTCTGCGTGGATGAAAACTTCCTGCCGGCCCAGTTCATCCTCGAAACGCAGTTCATTGAAGCCGTTGCCCTTGTGGGTCTGGCTCTTGATGGTCATGCGTGTCTTGTG harbors:
- a CDS encoding DUF6708 domain-containing protein — its product is MFLLEWGFWQMATESEAESKKTEKKNKKHFYHGDLDQEIHFNPVSERPRTRGPVFAFNDTYFEMRCGGSEEKRGLITIMTLGAVAPTINAWSELTYSILKLNLSIFPEFSILLIILNTLSLLVGSGIVYFYLKYGLRFTRLEMLTSRHLLIRFNRKTQQVYLHRPTNCGGIVTLPWKTTGSTAIYPEDDSLSAGMRLGLVWHPSRTGLPHMEMALLGKQGQGGSELRDEWEFIRRYMEEGPDAVPRPRLSTQLPSPV
- a CDS encoding T6SS effector BTH_I2691 family protein, yielding MDSLTETLELCRRVTSGYRPALRNSPVADCTRRFELLPLRYAAVGGNPAQRARLPKLPGYLNPFQEVGELTHSSYAIRPLREGFLYLLIKRHSAAAYEWHSQYRVAPNGSLLYISADAPWEPAPSAGNLDEVVRGFGWTITLYDLDDIQELRPLFSPSPLTSRMLDNYRLLEDEYRSSLPAIDIARFIQPSDAPPQPHVLKHDQLGWVADFKAQDDPQLQALLNLQPFNSNQIVSPHASRQALAPLIDQTKPRGAAIVIEDAIGITQELNAWRNAAVEDVKVKWLQRTVEPGVDNECRLLVAQSFLEIEKLYPQMVADRIVQREVMAETIRNQPFIHPEIYAFSERANRQADAHDEQMKPHLAQFERDVRAKVQARQDAGEFSKKFDEKYGHLVDRQAMHNQLESFEQVMQQAQQAAEDRAKDHARWVISERLLQALDRYDNADLVNGLAFAEQTGQCVIGMELSQWGSTVLDHWWRSDVADRANLAMRGITYNQEDLREELAALLEAAKAAPASSETSFTLAEGLAKRAHAAANAFNRINALYEELQKGNSTASIGLYAWYVALGRQVLRTAAPNSMDRALHQGLRLTLFASVHEAALDIRLGEAARNGEVLSPQRSAGQVSRYLDQAWAEGLMQADSKKSDFYKVRAAGVVCLIEGMLMAFKARELPDSDARVKTELMAAAMTTAAAGFEIGASYVDQVVTRYGANSVTGRGAAAAVGKLKLWGASLAGMGGLILAWWDYTDGSRYLNDSQSSDNRNSTYKSVGLAITYYARATATIVLSLAEFGTAVAIAKPLFDHLSRSSQSKLVQLLSRSASTLAKKLGTQAARILLSRLVLGAFWLGLVLTIIIFIFEDDALEKWCKRSTFRVKKNAKVYDTQEELVELHSAFGEVL
- a CDS encoding DUF4123 domain-containing protein → MPSPFIRAVVEALRRSDRYRLSAVVEMAKLSPEIRQTLTRHYSGRCWPLLQQAQFSNLRTAGPWLFGSRPGSDVSAQYDFQWQLEQGAPGAVCGWIVSALPPVRLAQHLSQANIVTGADGHSYLLRYHTAAALQMFDNHRDLPGVSEWLAPVCQWWVPVAHPDKRLWLQISGGDQPQAIQATPITLTEDCWAALAGDPLSYQLAELLKDEQSCPALPTNCHGTRLGLIQFYLNQAREQGLAREEDLLSYVLMMAREGEQLRQSAAWQDAITATREQLTPLLENLQQRLHNKD